One Polaribacter sp. KT25b DNA segment encodes these proteins:
- a CDS encoding ABC transporter permease: MKTILFIIQKEFKQIFRNKGMLPIIFVMPLIQLIILSNAATFDVKNIKFGYVDHDHTSTSRALVEKFNASTYFNVLTDFPSEKLASQAMLNGEVDVILEVPLSFERDFQKEKKAALGVTINAIDGAAAGVENVYVTQIIQRFNKDLKVNVSQFDKQQNQPIQITTIPSFWYNNTLNYKTYMVPGILVLLVTMITLFLSGMNIVREKEIGTLEQINVTPIKKSQFIIGKLFPFWVIGLAILSVGLIIAKVIFNVPMVGSLLLMYFYTTIYILVVLGIGLFISNFTDTQQQAMFIAWFFMVIFILMSGLFTPIESMPKWAQTLTDFNPIKYFVQVMRMVMLKGSGFMDILPQLLKTLFYAFVMNGLAVWSYKKTS; this comes from the coding sequence ATGAAAACTATTCTATTTATTATTCAGAAAGAATTCAAGCAAATATTTAGAAATAAAGGAATGTTGCCAATCATTTTTGTAATGCCTTTAATTCAGTTGATAATTTTATCAAACGCAGCAACTTTTGATGTTAAAAACATAAAATTCGGGTATGTAGATCACGATCATACATCAACATCTAGAGCATTAGTAGAGAAATTTAATGCTTCAACTTATTTTAATGTTTTAACAGATTTTCCTTCAGAAAAATTAGCAAGTCAAGCAATGTTAAATGGAGAGGTTGATGTGATTTTAGAAGTTCCATTGTCTTTTGAGCGTGATTTTCAAAAAGAAAAAAAAGCAGCTTTAGGAGTTACTATTAATGCTATTGATGGAGCAGCAGCAGGTGTTGAAAATGTGTATGTAACTCAGATCATTCAACGTTTTAATAAAGATTTAAAAGTAAATGTTTCTCAATTTGATAAGCAACAAAATCAACCCATACAAATTACTACAATTCCTTCATTTTGGTACAACAACACTTTGAATTACAAAACATATATGGTTCCAGGTATTCTAGTTTTATTGGTTACAATGATTACACTTTTTCTTTCTGGGATGAATATTGTTAGAGAAAAAGAAATAGGAACCTTAGAGCAAATTAACGTAACTCCAATTAAAAAAAGTCAGTTTATAATAGGAAAACTTTTTCCGTTTTGGGTGATTGGATTGGCTATTTTAAGTGTTGGATTAATTATCGCAAAAGTTATATTTAATGTGCCAATGGTTGGTAGTTTACTATTGATGTATTTTTATACAACTATTTATATTTTAGTGGTTTTAGGTATTGGTTTATTCATTTCAAACTTTACAGATACACAGCAACAAGCAATGTTTATAGCGTGGTTTTTTATGGTAATTTTTATTTTGATGAGTGGTTTATTTACACCAATAGAAAGTATGCCAAAATGGGCACAAACGTTAACAGATTTTAATCCTATTAAATATTTTGTTCAGGTAATGCGAATGGTAATGTTAAAAGGCTCTGGTTTTATGGATATTTTACCACAGTTATTAAAAACGTTGTTTTATGCATTTGTTATGAATGGTTTAGCTGTTTGGAGTTATAAGAAAACGAGTTAA
- a CDS encoding ABC transporter permease has product MKRFIGFIKKEFYHIFRDKRSLFILFGMPIAQILLFGFAITNEINNVDIAILDHSKDATTKEIINKIAASKYFSINQFIEKESDIEVVFKKGKVKAVLNFEKDFSKNIIKENNANIQVITDATDPNTANTISNYVNAILQSYLKEQNKSIAQVYQIVPQTHMVYNPELKSVYMFVPGVMTIILMLVSAMMTSISITKEKELGTMEILLVSPLKPFQVIIGKVFPYIFLSIINAIVIIVLSIFIFKMPVQGSLFLLGMESVLFIITALALGILISTVSATQQTAMMISLMGLMLPVILLSGFIFPITSMPLPLQVISNIIPAKWFIIIIKGIMLKGVGLQYIWKETLVLLGMAVFFIALSVKKYKIRLE; this is encoded by the coding sequence ATGAAAAGATTTATAGGCTTCATAAAAAAGGAATTCTACCATATATTTAGAGATAAACGTTCGTTGTTTATTCTATTTGGAATGCCAATTGCTCAAATTTTATTGTTTGGTTTTGCCATTACAAATGAAATCAATAATGTTGATATTGCTATTTTAGATCATTCAAAAGATGCAACAACAAAAGAAATTATCAATAAAATAGCTGCTTCAAAATACTTTAGCATCAATCAATTTATTGAAAAAGAATCAGACATCGAAGTTGTTTTTAAGAAAGGAAAAGTAAAAGCTGTTTTAAATTTTGAAAAAGATTTTAGTAAAAATATCATCAAAGAAAATAATGCAAATATTCAAGTAATTACGGATGCTACAGATCCAAATACTGCAAATACAATTAGTAATTATGTAAACGCTATTCTTCAAAGTTATTTAAAAGAACAGAATAAAAGTATCGCGCAAGTTTATCAAATTGTACCCCAAACACATATGGTTTACAATCCAGAGTTAAAAAGTGTGTATATGTTTGTTCCTGGTGTTATGACTATTATTTTGATGCTTGTTTCTGCAATGATGACTTCTATTTCTATCACCAAAGAAAAGGAATTAGGAACTATGGAAATTTTATTAGTATCTCCATTAAAACCATTTCAAGTAATTATTGGTAAAGTTTTTCCTTATATTTTTCTTTCTATAATTAATGCGATTGTTATTATTGTTCTGAGCATATTTATTTTCAAAATGCCAGTTCAAGGAAGTTTATTTTTATTAGGAATGGAAAGTGTTTTGTTTATTATAACAGCTTTGGCGTTAGGTATTCTAATATCAACAGTTTCTGCAACACAGCAAACAGCAATGATGATTTCTTTAATGGGATTAATGTTGCCTGTAATTTTACTTTCGGGCTTTATTTTTCCGATTACAAGTATGCCATTACCATTGCAAGTGATTAGCAATATTATCCCTGCAAAATGGTTTATCATCATTATAAAAGGTATTATGTTAAAAGGTGTTGGACTGCAATATATCTGGAAAGAAACCTTAGTTTTATTAGGAATGGCAGTGTTTTTTATAGCCTTAAGTGTAAAAAAATATAAAATAAGATTGGAGTAA
- a CDS encoding ABC transporter ATP-binding protein: MKKTNKVIQVENLTKIFGDFTAVNAISFDVEKGEIFGFLGANGAGKTTAMKMLIGISTPSFGKANVASFDVHTQAEDIKKNIGYMSQKFALYDDLTVKENITFFGGIYGLSRKKIREKAALLIEELGLEKVANSLVGSLPLGWKQKLSFSVALIHNPKIVFLDEPTGGVDPITRRQFWELIYKAAHNGTTVFVTTHYMDEAEYCDRVSIMVNGKIEALDTPKKLKEQFNAADMNDVFLKLARSPSPTLPKGKGAE, encoded by the coding sequence ATGAAAAAAACTAATAAAGTTATACAGGTAGAAAATTTAACCAAAATATTTGGTGATTTCACAGCAGTTAATGCTATTTCTTTTGATGTTGAAAAAGGAGAAATATTTGGTTTTTTAGGAGCAAATGGAGCAGGGAAAACAACTGCAATGAAAATGTTGATAGGTATTTCCACCCCAAGTTTTGGGAAAGCAAATGTTGCAAGTTTTGATGTGCATACACAAGCAGAAGATATCAAAAAAAACATTGGTTATATGAGTCAGAAATTTGCTTTATATGACGATTTAACTGTGAAAGAAAATATTACCTTTTTTGGAGGAATTTATGGTTTGTCAAGAAAGAAAATAAGAGAAAAAGCTGCACTTCTAATCGAAGAATTAGGTTTAGAAAAAGTTGCAAATTCTTTGGTGGGATCATTACCATTAGGTTGGAAACAAAAATTATCGTTTTCAGTTGCTTTAATTCATAACCCAAAAATTGTTTTTTTAGATGAACCAACAGGTGGCGTAGATCCCATTACTAGACGACAATTTTGGGAGCTAATTTACAAAGCAGCACACAATGGAACAACCGTTTTTGTAACTACACATTATATGGATGAAGCAGAATATTGCGATCGTGTTTCTATTATGGTAAATGGTAAAATTGAAGCTTTAGATACACCTAAGAAATTAAAAGAACAGTTTAATGCCGCAGATATGAATGATGTGTTTTTAAAATTAGCTAGGAGCCCATCCCCAACCCTTCCCAAAGGGAAGGGAGCAGAATAA
- a CDS encoding ABC transporter ATP-binding protein yields the protein MSIKITNISKSYKKVKALENISFEVKPGELFGLIGPDGAGKTTLFRILTTLLIANEGEASVAGFDVITDYKSIRKNVGYMPGKFSLYQDLTVEENLDFFATIFGTTIEENYDLIKDIYIQIEPFKDRRAGKLSGGMKQKLALCCALIHKPKVLFLDEPTTGVDPVSRKEFWEMLKRLQQKDITILVSTPYMDEAALCDRIALIQDGKILEIDTPKAIVKHYPKPIYNVSANNMYQLINCLNDFESNHSVYPFGEFVHYTDCKLDFNPNKLKEYLESKNLTDIQIEETEATIEDTFMELAK from the coding sequence ATGAGTATTAAAATAACGAACATATCAAAATCATATAAAAAAGTAAAAGCTTTAGAAAACATTTCTTTTGAAGTGAAACCTGGCGAACTTTTTGGTTTAATTGGTCCAGATGGGGCTGGTAAAACAACGCTTTTTAGAATTTTAACTACGCTTTTAATCGCTAATGAAGGTGAAGCAAGTGTTGCTGGTTTTGATGTTATTACAGATTATAAAAGTATAAGAAAGAATGTTGGCTATATGCCAGGGAAATTTTCATTGTATCAAGATTTAACCGTTGAAGAGAATTTAGATTTTTTTGCTACTATTTTTGGAACAACTATAGAAGAAAACTACGATTTAATTAAAGATATTTATATTCAAATAGAACCTTTTAAAGATCGTAGAGCGGGGAAACTTTCTGGTGGAATGAAGCAAAAATTGGCTTTGTGTTGTGCTTTGATTCACAAACCAAAAGTGTTGTTTTTAGATGAGCCAACAACAGGAGTTGATCCTGTTTCTAGAAAAGAGTTTTGGGAAATGTTGAAGCGTTTGCAACAAAAAGACATTACAATTTTGGTTTCTACACCTTATATGGATGAAGCTGCTTTGTGTGACAGAATTGCGTTAATTCAGGATGGAAAAATCCTAGAAATTGACACGCCAAAAGCAATTGTAAAACACTATCCAAAGCCAATTTATAATGTTTCCGCAAATAATATGTATCAATTAATAAATTGTTTAAATGATTTTGAATCGAATCATAGTGTATATCCATTTGGAGAATTTGTACATTATACAGATTGTAAATTAGATTTTAATCCGAATAAATTAAAGGAATATTTAGAATCTAAAAATCTAACTGATATTCAAATTGAAGAAACAGAAGCAACTATTGAAGATACTTTTATGGAATTAGCAAAATAA
- a CDS encoding HlyD family secretion protein, producing the protein MKNYILAVSIITTTLFSCGKDNGKADGYGNFEATEITISAENNGKLIQFTIDEGDKLKKDQFVGFIDTVQLALKREQLVVSKSVVSSKSKGVLSQISVLKSKLKTAKINKVRIENLLKENAGTQKQLDDVSGEIDIIKSQIRSVEIQNAPVVNELKNIDVQLKQIDDQIKKSKIINPVNGTVLTKYAEPNEITAFGKPLYKIADLSTMELRVYVSETQLSDIKIGQEVSVKIDGEDIMKTYKGVVSWIASEAEFTPKIIQTKEERVALVYAAKINVVNDGSLKIGMPAEMWITTAE; encoded by the coding sequence ATGAAAAATTACATATTAGCAGTAAGTATTATTACTACAACACTATTTTCTTGCGGAAAAGACAACGGAAAAGCAGATGGTTATGGAAATTTTGAAGCAACAGAAATAACAATATCAGCAGAAAATAACGGAAAACTGATTCAGTTTACTATTGATGAAGGTGATAAATTGAAAAAAGATCAATTTGTTGGTTTTATTGACACTGTGCAATTGGCTTTAAAGCGTGAACAATTAGTCGTTTCTAAATCTGTAGTTAGTTCAAAATCCAAAGGAGTTTTATCACAGATTTCTGTGTTAAAATCAAAATTGAAAACTGCTAAAATTAATAAAGTTAGAATAGAAAACTTACTTAAAGAAAACGCTGGTACACAAAAACAATTAGATGACGTTTCTGGAGAAATTGATATTATTAAAAGTCAAATTAGGAGTGTCGAAATTCAGAATGCACCTGTTGTAAACGAGTTGAAAAATATTGATGTTCAATTAAAACAAATTGATGATCAAATTAAAAAAAGTAAAATTATTAATCCTGTAAACGGTACCGTTTTAACCAAATATGCAGAACCAAACGAGATTACTGCTTTTGGAAAACCTTTGTATAAAATTGCCGATTTAAGTACTATGGAATTGCGAGTTTATGTAAGTGAAACGCAATTATCAGACATTAAAATAGGACAGGAAGTGAGTGTTAAAATTGATGGTGAAGACATTATGAAAACGTATAAAGGAGTTGTGAGTTGGATAGCTTCTGAAGCTGAGTTTACGCCTAAAATTATTCAAACCAAAGAAGAAAGAGTTGCGTTGGTTTATGCAGCAAAAATTAATGTTGTAAACGATGGAAGTTTAAAAATTGGAATGCCAGCAGAAATGTGGATAACAACCGCAGAATGA
- a CDS encoding TolC family protein, which produces MKKIVFILMLTILSFGAFSQESLTLNECYNLVETNYPLIKQHQLLENQHQIDKEIISNSKLPQFNLDAQATYQSDVIEFPAAMSGVEPLNKDQYRATFSINQLIYNGGLTDANLKIKQGQLKTKQKQIDANMYQLKTQINQLYFSILLAQESFKLLEAKELQLQSKLKEVKSGIKYGTLLPASDSVLEAELLKIKQQFIEVENRKSSLIETLSSLIGKPFNSLTKFEKPLIRTQLQNEINRPELELFQLKKEEVNNYESLISKKNLPKLNGFATGGYGNPGLNMLDNSFQTFYTVGVKLHWNVFDWNTNKKQKEVVAINKDFIENETEVFKLNTNIELNKQQKEIEKISAFINSDLEIIKLRKKVLKTLESQLKNGVITSSVFVTEFTNLFEAENTLLKHRIQIELAKANYNTIKGD; this is translated from the coding sequence ATGAAAAAAATAGTATTCATTTTAATGCTAACAATTCTAAGCTTTGGTGCATTTTCACAAGAAAGTTTAACGCTAAATGAGTGTTACAATTTGGTAGAAACAAACTATCCTTTGATAAAACAACATCAACTATTAGAAAACCAGCATCAAATAGATAAAGAAATTATCTCGAATTCTAAATTGCCTCAATTTAATTTGGATGCACAAGCAACTTATCAATCGGATGTTATTGAATTTCCTGCAGCAATGTCTGGTGTTGAACCTTTAAATAAAGATCAATATAGAGCAACATTTTCTATAAATCAGCTTATTTATAATGGAGGTTTAACAGATGCTAATTTAAAAATAAAACAAGGGCAGTTAAAAACGAAGCAAAAACAGATTGATGCGAATATGTATCAATTAAAAACACAAATTAATCAGCTGTATTTTTCAATTCTATTAGCGCAAGAATCTTTCAAATTATTAGAAGCGAAAGAGCTTCAGTTACAATCTAAATTAAAGGAAGTAAAATCGGGTATTAAATACGGAACATTATTACCTGCTTCAGATAGTGTTTTAGAAGCCGAATTGTTAAAAATTAAACAGCAGTTTATTGAGGTTGAAAATAGAAAATCATCTTTAATCGAAACGTTATCAAGTTTGATAGGAAAGCCCTTTAATAGTTTAACAAAATTTGAAAAACCTTTAATTAGAACACAATTACAAAACGAAATTAACAGACCTGAATTAGAATTATTTCAATTGAAGAAAGAAGAGGTGAATAATTATGAATCGCTTATTTCAAAGAAAAACTTACCGAAATTAAATGGTTTTGCAACAGGTGGTTATGGTAATCCAGGATTAAATATGCTTGACAACTCTTTTCAAACATTTTATACAGTTGGCGTTAAATTACATTGGAATGTTTTTGATTGGAACACCAATAAAAAACAAAAAGAAGTAGTTGCAATAAATAAAGATTTTATTGAAAATGAAACGGAAGTTTTTAAACTAAATACCAATATAGAACTGAATAAACAACAAAAGGAAATTGAGAAAATTTCTGCATTTATAAATTCTGATTTAGAGATTATTAAACTTCGTAAAAAAGTATTGAAAACTTTAGAGTCTCAACTTAAAAATGGGGTCATTACTTCTTCTGTGTTTGTTACTGAATTCACAAATTTATTTGAAGCAGAAAATACCTTATTAAAGCACAGAATACAAATAGAATTAGCAAAAGCAAATTACAATACTATAAAAGGAGATTAA
- a CDS encoding TetR/AcrR family transcriptional regulator, translating into MMKSKKNENTEGLILEAAKSIFQTKGMDGARMQEIANEAGINKAMLHYYYRSKQLLFEAVFKNAFSLLAPQLNTILNDDSSIEEKVRNFSSNYISFIVEHPYLPNFIIQELNRNPDFILKMKENSAFPNLEKFKKQVDFEVEKGVIKKIKAAQLFINILALNVFPFIAKPLIQNLINADDTAFQQIIEERKTEVADFIINSIKK; encoded by the coding sequence ATGATGAAAAGTAAGAAAAACGAAAATACTGAAGGTCTAATTTTAGAAGCTGCAAAATCTATTTTTCAAACAAAAGGGATGGATGGTGCTCGTATGCAAGAAATTGCAAATGAAGCAGGTATCAATAAGGCGATGCTTCATTATTATTATAGAAGCAAACAATTGCTTTTTGAGGCGGTTTTTAAAAATGCCTTTTCATTATTAGCACCTCAATTAAATACTATATTAAACGATGATTCATCTATTGAGGAAAAGGTGAGAAATTTTTCATCAAACTATATTTCATTTATTGTAGAACATCCTTATCTACCAAATTTTATTATTCAAGAATTGAACAGAAATCCTGATTTTATTTTAAAAATGAAGGAAAATAGTGCATTTCCAAATCTTGAAAAATTTAAAAAACAAGTTGATTTTGAAGTTGAAAAAGGTGTTATCAAAAAGATAAAAGCAGCACAATTGTTTATTAATATTTTGGCATTAAATGTATTTCCTTTTATAGCGAAACCATTAATTCAAAACTTAATAAATGCAGATGATACTGCTTTTCAGCAAATAATAGAGGAACGTAAAACTGAAGTTGCCGATTTTATAATTAATTCAATAAAAAAATAA
- the cydB gene encoding cytochrome d ubiquinol oxidase subunit II, translating into MELFWYIVLMTMLAVYVILDGYDFGAGIIHLFFAKKEKDKKAITNAIGPFWDANEVWLIAAGGVLFFAFPTLYASSFSGFYLPLIMILWLLIFRAIGLELRGQVHNKMWESIWDKAFGISSLLLALFFGVALGNVVRGVNLGNVVNGVSTHEAHYFFLPLWNPTFSPQTEQLGILDWFTVLLGVIGVVALTIHGANWIIFKTNSDINEKLKKVIFNLNFVLLGLVIISLFVWHIIEPKPFHNFLDKPWLFIFPMITFTGLFGLFKVKSFKKHGLGFLFSSLFLLGGLTSTVASIFPKVLPSTNNINPDLTLYNVAAEEYGLSVGLYWFPIAVVLVAIYMVIQYRVFKGKMDNVGYGEH; encoded by the coding sequence ATGGAATTATTTTGGTATATCGTTTTAATGACAATGTTAGCTGTTTATGTAATTTTAGATGGTTATGATTTTGGCGCAGGAATTATTCATTTATTTTTTGCAAAAAAAGAAAAAGATAAAAAAGCAATTACAAATGCAATTGGTCCTTTCTGGGATGCCAATGAAGTTTGGTTAATTGCAGCAGGAGGTGTTTTGTTTTTTGCTTTTCCTACTTTATATGCATCTTCTTTTAGTGGTTTTTACTTACCATTAATTATGATTTTGTGGTTGCTTATTTTTAGAGCAATTGGTTTAGAATTAAGAGGGCAAGTACATAACAAAATGTGGGAATCTATTTGGGATAAAGCTTTTGGAATTTCTAGTTTATTGCTAGCTTTATTTTTTGGAGTTGCTTTAGGTAATGTTGTTAGAGGTGTAAATTTAGGTAATGTTGTAAATGGAGTTTCTACACACGAAGCGCATTATTTCTTTTTACCACTTTGGAATCCAACTTTTAGTCCACAAACAGAACAACTTGGTATTTTAGATTGGTTTACTGTTTTATTAGGTGTAATTGGTGTGGTAGCTTTAACAATTCATGGTGCTAATTGGATTATTTTTAAAACCAATTCAGACATTAATGAAAAGCTAAAAAAAGTTATTTTTAATTTGAATTTTGTGTTATTAGGTTTGGTAATTATTTCGCTTTTTGTTTGGCATATTATCGAGCCAAAACCGTTTCATAATTTCTTAGATAAACCTTGGTTATTTATTTTTCCAATGATCACTTTTACGGGATTATTTGGTCTTTTTAAAGTGAAATCATTTAAAAAACACGGATTAGGATTTTTATTTAGTTCTTTATTTTTACTTGGCGGATTAACTTCAACAGTAGCATCAATTTTCCCCAAAGTTTTGCCATCAACAAACAATATAAATCCAGATTTAACTTTATATAATGTTGCCGCAGAAGAATACGGATTGTCTGTTGGTTTATATTGGTTTCCAATAGCAGTTGTTTTAGTGGCCATTTATATGGTGATTCAGTATCGAGTTTTTAAAGGAAAAATGGATAATGTTGGTTATGGAGAGCATTAA
- a CDS encoding cytochrome ubiquinol oxidase subunit I: MEDMLFYDRMQFAFTITFHYLFPQLTMGLSLLIVYFKWKFLRTKIDKYNNAAKFWMKIFALNFAMGVVTGIPMEFQFGTNWAKFSELTGGIIGQTLAMEGMFSFFLESSFLGLFLFGEKLLGHKLHFLTGFLVFLGSWASGYLIIATHSWMQYPVGYEILENGKFVLNNFGALFSNPWLLPSYLHNQAASLVTSSFVVAAIGAFYLLNNKHHDFGKLFVKTGIIFGLVSSLLVAFPTGDLAAKNVAKHQPAAFAAMEGIFETEEGGSEIVLIGQPNILEKKLDNKIAVPNILSFLTYQDWNAEVKGLNEFDESVHPTNIPGLYYSYHIMVGLGTIFIGLMLLATVQLFRRKLYKTKWILWALMFMLPFPYIANTTGWYTAELGRQPWLVYNLLRTSAGASPTVSSGNTLFTLLGFIGLYLLLGMLFLMLAGKIINKGPELEKH, translated from the coding sequence ATGGAAGACATGCTCTTTTACGATAGAATGCAGTTTGCATTTACAATTACATTTCACTATTTATTCCCACAATTAACAATGGGATTATCACTTTTGATAGTTTATTTTAAATGGAAATTTCTGAGAACTAAAATTGATAAATACAATAATGCAGCAAAATTTTGGATGAAGATTTTTGCACTTAATTTTGCAATGGGTGTGGTAACAGGAATTCCGATGGAGTTTCAATTTGGAACAAATTGGGCAAAATTTTCTGAACTTACAGGAGGAATTATTGGTCAAACTTTAGCAATGGAAGGAATGTTTTCTTTCTTTTTAGAATCGTCCTTTTTAGGACTTTTTTTATTTGGTGAAAAACTCTTAGGACATAAACTCCATTTTCTCACAGGTTTTCTGGTCTTTTTAGGTTCCTGGGCAAGTGGTTATCTAATTATTGCCACACATTCTTGGATGCAATATCCTGTTGGTTATGAGATTTTAGAAAACGGAAAATTTGTATTAAATAATTTTGGAGCTTTATTTTCCAATCCTTGGTTATTACCTTCTTATTTACACAATCAAGCAGCTTCTTTAGTAACTTCATCATTTGTAGTTGCTGCAATTGGTGCTTTTTATTTATTGAATAATAAACATCATGATTTTGGGAAATTATTTGTAAAAACAGGCATTATTTTTGGTTTAGTTTCTAGTTTATTGGTGGCTTTTCCAACAGGTGATTTAGCTGCTAAAAATGTAGCAAAACATCAGCCAGCTGCTTTTGCTGCCATGGAAGGAATTTTTGAAACTGAAGAAGGAGGTTCGGAAATTGTTTTGATTGGGCAACCAAATATTTTAGAGAAAAAATTGGATAACAAAATTGCAGTTCCAAATATTTTAAGCTTTTTAACATATCAAGATTGGAATGCTGAGGTTAAAGGTTTAAATGAGTTTGACGAAAGTGTTCATCCAACAAATATTCCTGGGTTATATTATTCTTATCATATAATGGTTGGTTTAGGAACCATTTTTATAGGTTTAATGTTGTTAGCGACAGTGCAATTATTCCGAAGAAAACTATACAAAACAAAATGGATTTTATGGGCATTAATGTTTATGTTGCCATTTCCATATATCGCAAATACTACAGGTTGGTATACAGCAGAATTAGGTAGACAACCTTGGTTGGTGTATAATTTATTAAGAACATCTGCAGGAGCGTCGCCAACAGTTTCATCAGGAAATACATTATTTACTTTATTAGGTTTTATTGGTTTATATCTCCTTTTAGGAATGTTATTTTTAATGTTAGCAGGAAAAATTATAAATAAAGGTCCAGAACTAGAAAAACACTAA
- a CDS encoding OsmC family protein, which yields MAKEHYYQVKVNWLENRKGALSSDVLDEKITIATPPEFPKGEANIWTPEHYFVAAINGCLMTTFLAVAENFKLNFVDFESDAEGKLEMIDGKFMMSEVILKPIVTIFNEDDVELAKKVVAKSEKACLISNSVNSKIKLEITIKVKKG from the coding sequence TAAATTGGCTAGAAAATAGAAAAGGTGCTTTATCTTCTGATGTGTTAGATGAAAAAATAACAATTGCAACACCGCCAGAATTTCCTAAAGGAGAAGCAAATATTTGGACTCCAGAGCATTATTTTGTGGCAGCAATTAATGGTTGTTTAATGACTACATTTTTAGCGGTTGCAGAAAATTTTAAACTAAATTTTGTAGATTTTGAATCTGATGCAGAAGGAAAATTAGAAATGATTGATGGTAAATTTATGATGAGTGAGGTTATTTTAAAGCCAATTGTAACTATTTTTAATGAAGATGATGTAGAACTTGCTAAAAAAGTGGTAGCAAAATCAGAAAAGGCATGTTTAATTTCTAATTCTGTAAATTCTAAAATAAAATTAGAGATTACAATTAAAGTAAAAAAAGGTTAA